Proteins encoded in a region of the uncultured Paludibaculum sp. genome:
- a CDS encoding APC family permease produces the protein MADTFDRPSATTKVVVATTVALSFISFWRGASIVLSDLASTMFYVGGITEQAIGKSAPWFVLGVMFFGFAVRSIYMESCGMFVRGGVYVVVRDSIGPRMAKLSVSALVVDYILTGPISSVSAGQYLGRLLNELLEFAHSPVRINNPNYFAAVFGVVVTIYFWWQNVKGIHESSSKALRIMQITTVMVVVLLIWCPLTLLMKDNVELPPAPTLKNLTFEPHSLGWLHGTMWPSIWAAAMLIAFGHSLLAMSGFETLAQIYREIAYPKMKNLKITANIVCMYALLSTGLISLFAVMIIPDGVRANYYDNLIGGLAMSLAGPEILKLGFHIFVVIVGALILSGAVNTSIIGANGVLNRVAEDGVLIDWFRKPHKTYGTTSRIVALITVAQLATIVLSRGDVYLLGEAYAFGVVWSFALKGMGVLALRFQRHDQEYKMPFNLHFGKVEIPIGLGVTTLALFLVAIANLFTKKIATIYGVSFTIVLFIVFAISERLNAKHRLSKDGKGLEEFNLDHQPQIGTTSMHARPGCVLVAVRDPYNMEHLRRVLEKTNLRRHDIVVATVRPVSTGAGEYGLAEDQIFSSYEQELFSRVVTLAEKEGKPVDLLVVPATDPFIAMVQTAHNLKASRLVTGVSHTMVSEELARRIGLAWEKLPEPRHPFSLEIIAPDRPSTYVNLGPHPPRLWPEDLDRLHDIWLRLTSQEGFGSNLHHRDVVGAALRRLESQLDSSQHNELVEELKKEMRNPPNEPPE, from the coding sequence ATGGCTGATACTTTTGACCGGCCGAGTGCTACGACGAAAGTGGTTGTAGCCACCACCGTAGCCCTGTCCTTCATCTCATTCTGGCGTGGGGCCTCCATCGTCCTGAGCGATCTGGCGTCGACGATGTTCTACGTCGGCGGCATTACGGAACAGGCTATCGGTAAGTCGGCCCCGTGGTTCGTGCTGGGTGTGATGTTCTTTGGCTTTGCGGTCCGCAGCATCTACATGGAGAGCTGCGGCATGTTCGTGCGCGGCGGCGTGTATGTCGTGGTTCGCGACTCCATCGGCCCGCGCATGGCCAAGCTCTCGGTTTCGGCATTGGTCGTTGACTACATTCTGACGGGCCCAATTTCGTCGGTATCCGCCGGACAGTACCTGGGGCGCCTGTTGAACGAGTTGTTGGAGTTCGCCCACTCCCCGGTCCGTATCAACAATCCGAACTACTTCGCGGCGGTGTTCGGAGTCGTCGTCACCATCTACTTCTGGTGGCAAAACGTCAAGGGCATCCACGAGTCCTCCAGCAAGGCGCTGCGCATCATGCAGATCACCACGGTGATGGTGGTGGTGCTGTTGATCTGGTGCCCGCTGACGCTGCTGATGAAGGACAACGTCGAGTTGCCGCCGGCCCCGACCCTCAAGAACCTGACCTTCGAGCCGCATTCGCTGGGTTGGCTGCACGGCACGATGTGGCCGAGCATCTGGGCCGCTGCCATGCTCATCGCTTTCGGCCATTCCCTGCTGGCCATGAGCGGCTTTGAGACGCTGGCGCAGATCTACCGGGAAATCGCCTACCCGAAGATGAAGAACCTGAAGATCACGGCCAACATTGTGTGCATGTATGCGCTACTCTCCACGGGCCTGATCTCGCTCTTCGCGGTGATGATTATTCCCGACGGGGTCCGCGCGAACTACTACGACAACCTGATCGGCGGCCTGGCCATGAGCCTGGCGGGCCCGGAGATCCTGAAACTCGGCTTCCACATCTTCGTCGTGATCGTGGGTGCGCTGATCCTGTCCGGCGCGGTGAATACGTCGATCATCGGCGCCAACGGCGTGCTGAACCGCGTGGCCGAGGATGGCGTGCTGATCGACTGGTTCCGCAAGCCACACAAGACGTACGGAACCACATCGCGCATTGTGGCCCTCATCACGGTGGCTCAATTGGCCACAATCGTTCTCTCACGGGGCGATGTCTACCTGCTGGGCGAAGCGTATGCGTTCGGCGTGGTATGGAGCTTCGCCTTAAAGGGCATGGGCGTGCTGGCGCTCCGCTTCCAGCGGCACGACCAGGAATACAAGATGCCCTTCAACCTGCACTTCGGCAAGGTGGAGATCCCAATCGGCCTCGGCGTCACTACGCTGGCCCTGTTCCTGGTGGCGATTGCCAACCTGTTCACGAAGAAGATCGCCACAATCTACGGCGTCAGCTTCACGATTGTGCTGTTCATCGTGTTTGCGATCAGCGAGCGCCTCAACGCCAAGCACCGGCTGTCGAAGGACGGGAAGGGGTTGGAGGAGTTCAACCTCGACCACCAACCGCAAATCGGGACTACCAGCATGCATGCGCGGCCCGGTTGTGTCCTGGTGGCGGTGCGCGACCCTTACAACATGGAACACCTGCGGCGCGTGCTGGAGAAGACCAACCTGCGCCGGCATGACATCGTGGTGGCCACTGTGCGGCCCGTCTCCACTGGCGCCGGCGAATATGGGCTAGCCGAAGACCAGATCTTCAGTTCCTACGAGCAGGAGCTGTTTTCCCGTGTAGTGACTCTGGCCGAGAAAGAGGGCAAGCCGGTGGACCTGCTGGTGGTACCGGCCACGGATCCGTTCATCGCCATGGTGCAGACGGCCCATAATCTGAAGGCGTCGCGACTGGTCACCGGCGTCTCGCACACGATGGTCAGCGAGGAGTTGGCTCGCCGCATCGGCCTCGCCTGGGAGAAACTACCTGAACCGCGCCACCCTTTTTCGCTGGAGATCATTGCGCCCGACCGGCCGTCCACCTATGTCAATCTCGGCCCGCACCCTCCGCGGTTGTGGCCCGAAGATCTGGACCGGCTACATGACATCTGGCTGCGTCTGACGTCGCAAGAGGGCTTCGGCTCGAACCTGCACCACAGGGATGTCGTCGGCGCGGCCCTGCGACGCCTGGAGAGTCAACTGGACTCCAGCCAGCACAATGAGTTGGTCGAGGAACTGAAGAAGGAAATGCGGAACCCGCCGAACGAGCCGCCCGAATAG
- a CDS encoding CCA tRNA nucleotidyltransferase produces MKSRSSDLFYDQTGMWNPLTALSRDVAATLRRAGRQVFYVGGSVRDGLLGVSVHDRDLTTDATPAELLRLFPDAIEVGAHFGVILIRRDGVEVQVATFRTETSYRNGRHPELVRFETDVQADLRRRDFTINALLEDPFSGAILDPLGGQADLRAGLIRAIGDPTERFAEDHLRMLRAVRFAARLGFRIEDATFAAIQSLAPQIQRISAERIRDELARILTEGGARRGFELLDASGLLIEVLPEVAAMKGVQQPPQFHPEGDVWVHTLGLLERMENPPLTLALACLLHDVGKPVTQTFEDRIRFNGHDRVGAAMTRRILSRLRFPTEVISAVEAMVDQHMRFKDAGKMGVSAFKRFVRQPGFDELLELHRLDLLASESPLNNHEAVRKRLASLPEEQLRPAPLLTGRDLIDLGYRPGPAMGEMLRAVEEQQLEEKLHTREEAIAYVRRVWAPAST; encoded by the coding sequence ATGAAGTCGCGCTCTAGTGATCTATTCTACGATCAAACGGGGATGTGGAATCCGCTGACAGCACTTTCGAGGGACGTGGCGGCCACGCTGCGACGCGCTGGCCGTCAAGTTTTCTATGTGGGTGGCAGCGTCCGCGACGGGCTGCTGGGCGTCTCCGTGCACGATCGCGACCTGACCACCGATGCCACGCCCGCCGAGCTCCTGCGGCTGTTTCCCGACGCCATTGAGGTGGGTGCGCACTTCGGTGTCATTCTCATCCGCAGGGATGGCGTCGAGGTCCAGGTGGCCACTTTCCGCACGGAGACCAGCTACCGCAATGGACGTCACCCGGAACTGGTTCGATTCGAGACCGATGTGCAGGCCGATCTCCGGCGCCGCGACTTCACGATCAATGCGCTGCTGGAGGATCCGTTCTCTGGAGCCATCCTCGACCCCCTGGGCGGCCAGGCTGACCTCCGGGCCGGGCTCATCCGTGCCATCGGCGATCCCACGGAACGGTTCGCGGAAGACCACCTGCGGATGCTGCGGGCGGTACGGTTTGCGGCCCGGCTTGGCTTCCGGATCGAGGACGCCACGTTCGCGGCCATTCAGTCGCTGGCCCCGCAGATTCAGCGGATCTCGGCCGAGCGGATCCGCGATGAACTGGCCCGCATTCTGACGGAGGGCGGAGCGCGCCGCGGCTTCGAGCTGCTGGATGCCAGTGGTCTGTTGATCGAGGTTCTTCCGGAAGTCGCAGCTATGAAAGGCGTGCAGCAGCCGCCCCAGTTCCACCCGGAAGGAGACGTCTGGGTTCATACCCTCGGATTGCTGGAGCGGATGGAGAACCCGCCACTTACGCTCGCCCTGGCCTGCCTGTTGCATGACGTCGGTAAGCCTGTGACGCAGACGTTTGAGGACCGCATCCGATTCAACGGTCACGACCGTGTCGGCGCGGCCATGACCCGGCGGATTCTGTCGCGGCTCCGCTTCCCCACCGAGGTCATCTCCGCCGTGGAGGCGATGGTCGATCAGCACATGCGATTCAAGGACGCCGGGAAGATGGGCGTGAGCGCGTTCAAGCGGTTCGTCCGCCAGCCGGGCTTCGACGAACTGCTGGAGTTGCACCGGCTCGACCTGCTTGCCAGCGAGAGCCCGCTGAACAACCACGAGGCCGTTCGCAAACGTCTGGCGTCATTGCCGGAGGAACAACTGCGGCCTGCTCCGCTGCTCACAGGGCGCGATCTCATTGACTTGGGGTACCGGCCGGGTCCGGCGATGGGTGAAATGCTGCGGGCCGTGGAAGAGCAGCAGCTGGAGGAGAAGCTGCACACCAGGGAAGAAGCGATCGCCTATGTCAGGCGAGTTTGGGCGCCAGCATCCACTTGA
- a CDS encoding histidine phosphatase family protein encodes MQIYILRHGIAEDPAPGQRDAERALTLEGRKRLQSTLKRAFDSGVAPTLILTSPYQRAVQTAQIAVKALHFTGDVLQTQALTPDADPAAAWEELRLHRDHAQILCASHEPLCGRLAAYLLGATSLEIDYKKGALMRIDVMSPGPRPRGVLKWMLAPKLA; translated from the coding sequence ATGCAGATCTACATCCTCCGTCACGGCATCGCTGAGGATCCCGCTCCAGGCCAGCGGGATGCCGAGCGTGCGCTTACGCTCGAAGGGCGAAAGAGACTGCAGTCCACGCTCAAACGCGCCTTCGACTCCGGGGTCGCCCCCACACTGATTCTGACCAGCCCCTATCAGCGCGCCGTGCAGACGGCGCAGATCGCCGTGAAAGCACTGCACTTCACGGGCGACGTTCTGCAGACCCAGGCACTGACGCCCGATGCGGATCCGGCCGCCGCGTGGGAGGAGTTGAGGCTGCATCGCGACCATGCGCAGATCCTCTGTGCTTCGCACGAACCGCTGTGCGGGCGGTTGGCGGCCTATCTGCTGGGCGCGACCTCCCTGGAGATCGACTACAAAAAGGGCGCGTTGATGCGGATCGACGTGATGAGCCCCGGCCCGCGGCCGCGCGGCGTCCTCAAGTGGATGCTGGCGCCCAAACTCGCCTGA
- a CDS encoding O-antigen ligase family protein, with protein sequence MKPDFQRIAYWSTLAAAACCAVSIAAWQVLLGVAVAAMLLGRLPWRLPRYWQALAFFAVWTLLSVALSDAPRTGMPQIKKFYAWLTLFAVFAMLEKARDVYWLAVAWLVGGTLSALDGLRQFGVKWAKAAAAGEDFYRSYVADRITGFNSHWMTFSGQMMIVLLLCLALWLWGRPEKRLRWAFAVCLPLVAVALVLAFTRGMWIATGAGLLYLLWCWKRWTVALVPVLALAAFLLGPAALRDRVLSLVRPHGQMDSNDHRVYVFRTGLEMIKAHPWFGLGPQRVGPHFSEYVPPDLPKKLPEGYYGHLHNIYIHFAAERGLPAMFALIFFFAATLWDWLRRLRRAGQEAWVLHGGVAILIGVLVAGCFEYNLGDSEILGMTLAAVGAVSAVARSSSNS encoded by the coding sequence ATGAAGCCAGATTTCCAGCGCATCGCCTACTGGTCCACCCTCGCCGCCGCGGCCTGCTGTGCCGTCTCCATCGCCGCCTGGCAGGTCCTGCTGGGGGTGGCTGTGGCCGCCATGCTGCTGGGCCGGTTGCCCTGGCGGCTGCCGCGATACTGGCAAGCCCTGGCTTTCTTCGCCGTTTGGACCCTCCTTTCGGTGGCTTTGAGCGATGCCCCGCGGACGGGCATGCCGCAGATCAAGAAGTTCTACGCCTGGCTCACGCTGTTCGCAGTCTTCGCCATGCTGGAGAAGGCGCGCGATGTCTACTGGCTGGCGGTGGCCTGGCTCGTCGGCGGGACTCTTTCGGCCCTCGACGGCCTGCGGCAGTTCGGCGTCAAGTGGGCGAAAGCCGCGGCGGCCGGCGAGGACTTCTACCGCTCCTATGTGGCCGATCGTATCACCGGGTTCAATAGCCACTGGATGACGTTCAGCGGGCAGATGATGATCGTCCTTCTGCTTTGTCTGGCCTTGTGGCTGTGGGGTCGTCCGGAGAAACGGCTGCGCTGGGCCTTCGCCGTTTGCCTGCCGCTAGTCGCTGTCGCTCTCGTTCTGGCCTTCACGCGCGGTATGTGGATCGCCACCGGCGCCGGTCTGCTTTACCTGCTTTGGTGCTGGAAGCGCTGGACGGTTGCCCTGGTGCCGGTGCTGGCCCTCGCTGCCTTCCTCCTCGGACCCGCCGCGCTGCGTGACCGTGTCCTCTCGTTAGTCCGCCCGCACGGTCAGATGGACTCCAATGACCATCGCGTCTACGTCTTCCGCACGGGGCTCGAGATGATCAAGGCGCATCCCTGGTTTGGCCTTGGCCCGCAGCGCGTCGGCCCGCACTTCAGCGAATACGTGCCGCCGGATCTGCCCAAGAAGCTGCCCGAAGGCTATTACGGCCACCTGCACAACATCTACATTCACTTCGCGGCCGAGCGTGGGTTGCCCGCGATGTTCGCCCTCATCTTCTTCTTCGCCGCCACTCTCTGGGACTGGCTCCGGCGGTTGCGGCGAGCCGGCCAGGAAGCTTGGGTGCTGCACGGGGGCGTGGCTATCCTGATCGGCGTCCTGGTGGCGGGCTGCTTCGAGTACAACCTGGGTGACAGCGAGATTCTCGGCATGACCTTGGCGGCCGTCGGCGCGGTGAGCGCCGTGGCCCGTTCGTCGTCGAATTCGTGA
- the lhgO gene encoding L-2-hydroxyglutarate oxidase → MSEPHILVIGGGAVGLASAVRILQRLPGAQLTLLEKEEGVGRHQTGNNSGVMHCGLAYRPGTAKARLAVRGIRQLTEYCQEKGIRHDVCGKLVVASKEEQIPRLQNLLERGTANGLKGLEILDRPRMRELEPHVGGLAGLHVPEEGIVDYPRVCETLAADIKALGGAVECGAGVRSLTHRGDEWIAQTPRGEFRGGYIVSCAGLQADRVAKLAGERPSVKIVPFRGDYYKLKPEREYLVRNLIYPVADPAFPFLGVHFTRMIAGGIEAGPNAVLSLKREGYTRTSFDLRDAADALAFIGLWRFLGKHFSMCVAELRRAFSKELFCASLQTLVPEVQPDDLVEAGAGVRAQAMKPEGSLVEDFEIIARQRAVHVLNAPSPAATASLAIGEEVADRLCTVVQGG, encoded by the coding sequence ATGTCAGAGCCTCATATACTCGTGATTGGTGGCGGCGCCGTCGGTCTGGCGTCGGCTGTTCGCATTCTGCAGCGCCTGCCCGGCGCCCAGCTCACTCTGCTCGAAAAAGAAGAGGGCGTGGGCCGGCATCAGACCGGTAACAACTCGGGTGTGATGCACTGCGGGTTGGCTTACCGCCCCGGAACCGCCAAGGCGCGGCTGGCCGTGCGGGGCATCCGCCAGTTGACGGAGTATTGCCAGGAGAAGGGCATCCGGCATGACGTCTGCGGCAAGCTGGTGGTGGCCTCCAAAGAGGAGCAGATCCCGCGGCTTCAGAATTTGCTGGAGCGGGGCACTGCGAATGGCCTGAAGGGTCTGGAGATTCTCGACCGGCCGCGTATGCGCGAGCTCGAGCCGCACGTGGGAGGGTTGGCCGGACTGCACGTCCCCGAAGAGGGCATCGTCGACTACCCGCGGGTGTGCGAGACGTTGGCGGCCGATATCAAGGCCCTGGGCGGCGCGGTCGAGTGCGGCGCCGGAGTGCGCAGCCTGACGCACCGCGGCGACGAGTGGATCGCCCAAACGCCCCGAGGCGAGTTTCGCGGAGGCTATATCGTCAGTTGCGCCGGCTTGCAGGCCGACCGTGTAGCCAAACTGGCGGGCGAACGGCCGTCCGTCAAGATCGTTCCTTTTCGAGGCGACTACTACAAGCTGAAGCCCGAGAGGGAGTATCTGGTCCGCAACCTCATCTATCCGGTGGCCGACCCCGCCTTCCCCTTCCTGGGCGTGCACTTCACGCGCATGATCGCCGGAGGCATCGAGGCCGGACCGAACGCGGTCCTCTCGCTGAAGCGCGAGGGCTACACCCGCACGTCGTTCGATCTGCGGGACGCGGCCGACGCGCTGGCTTTCATCGGTCTATGGCGGTTCCTGGGTAAGCACTTCTCAATGTGCGTGGCCGAGCTGCGCCGCGCGTTCAGCAAGGAGCTGTTCTGCGCCTCGCTGCAGACGCTGGTTCCGGAAGTCCAACCGGATGATCTGGTGGAGGCCGGTGCCGGCGTCCGGGCCCAGGCGATGAAGCCGGAGGGCTCGCTGGTGGAGGATTTCGAGATCATCGCCCGGCAGCGCGCCGTGCATGTGCTGAACGCGCCCAGCCCGGCGGCGACGGCCAGTCTGGCGATTGGGGAAGAGGTGGCGGACCGGCTGTGCACCGTGGTGCAAGGGGGATAG